Genomic DNA from Lactuca sativa cultivar Salinas chromosome 8, Lsat_Salinas_v11, whole genome shotgun sequence:
GTTTAAACCATGCCAATTCAACTCCTAAAGATATGTTTGCTACAGGATCAACAGTCCCTCTTGCTTCATGAAATGATGTATCCAATGCTGTTGCTGCCACGACTGCGTAATTAACTCCTGGTCCCAACGCCACCACATTGTCACTCTCCTTATCGTTCAGAAACGGTGGTATTAGTGGCAAGCCAAGGCTCTCAGCttgatgaacaaaaaaaaaatataaagtcaTTAATTCACATAGAACATGAATAACTTTATTCCTTGAAAATTAAATGCAACGTTTAACGCAATTATATTAATACTTTATTAGATGTTATTTACTAGATGTCACATATCTACAACTATTACTATATATGAATTGTTTCAAATCGATGATGAGTTACCCAGGAAATCGATGATGAGGCGTCCATTGGAGGCACGACCGGTGGGTTCATGAAAGAAGGTTTCGCCGTAAGGAAACTGAAGAGACTGAATGTCCGCGTGGGATATGGCAGCGAGTTGTTTAATATTACCCGGGTCGGCCAGGGAGTCGCCAAAGCTAAAGATGAACGTATAGCATCCATTAGCGTACAAGCTTCTATTCCATAACAACGGCTGCAAAATCATTAAGATTAAGCATGTGATGGACCAAGAACACGTAGAAAACTCCATTGCAAtatgttgtttgaaaaaaaaaaaggtaataaAATGTTGTGCCGAAGATAGTGCGGAGCTCTCGTTATATAAAAAACCACTATGTAGAAAACTATCATGAAAAAAACATGCTATGTAATTAACTTTTTGGCTTTTTTAACATGTTTTTCATTTAATTAGTGCATGTTAGGATTCTTGAATTTTCAACATGTTATTGATTTTCTTCGTAAAACTTACCACGAAAAAAAAGTAATGAACAACTACACCCACATTGTTTTTCTCTTTTCTATTAAGTAAATTTCAAAAATGTTGCAATTTTTTTCGACTAAATTCCAAAAATGTTTCCATTATATAAATTTTGTCCATTTCAGAATGTTTTGTTGCGATGACATTCTTGTTCAAATTGAAATTAAATGTCATGATTAAGGGCagttcaattaaaatttcttctTTAATcagttttttaatgttttataaaattaattacaAGATTTGCAAACCtaaccaccccccccccccccccccccgcgacaTCTAATGACCCAAAATCAAAAGGTTAAAATCTCGTTTTTACTTGAACATAGAaacatcatttattcttatcaacCATTCAAAACTACATTAAAGTATAAATATTTATCAGAGTACAATtccaaaataataaaatgtaaaACCTGTGTGTGGATGCATTGCGATCATGTCGGatccttccctttcgaactgaaAGTACCGGAAACCATAaaaataaactgtaagcacaaaacttagtgagatcCCCAACATACCACACAGTACACATATATGCCAGCTCAAGGCtatatcgggtctatttcacccaagcctatttcacccccgagtctatcCCAACTCATATGTCAGCTCAAGGCTATACCCGAACTATTTCACcccccgggtctatttcacccatgagtctatttcaactcatgtgTCAGCTCAAGGTTgtaccaggtctatttcaccccacatacatgTAAAAAACAGGCACACATACATAaaacaagaatcacaaagacaacacgcacataacatatcctagtgggccgacattggtgactTAGACCCACgcgtacagtgagaagactcacctcaattcgAGATAACCGAAACAAACGCACTGATGCTATCGGGTTCTTCACACTAAACACAACCAAATTATCTGTAGTCAATAATTAAGATATTTCCTATAATCCAAGGTCCAATTCATTATCTTTCATTCCAACAGGTAAAAGACCACATTATCCATCCTAAATCTGACCAACAACTCATGGCCCAACTCCCAAAAACCCAAGGCCCAAAAGGCTCAAAAAACAGCACCTCATAAGTACACCTAAAGTACAAAacttgtacgccccgcatactgcaTGCTGAAGCTTAGAGTACAACCCGTCACAGCAATGAATCAGGGAAAGCATGCACTACACTAAGCGTACacatacgtacgcccaacgtaccccctTGGTGACCATTTCTCATTTTTGGGACTTAATGCTTAAGATGAAAATGTCCAATTCATGTATGCAATGATTATACTCATCATGATCCGATTTTTTATATTTGGTGACCTCAAGAAGGACCAAATATATGGCTCAAAGGTTCAGGAGTAACTTCTACTAACAAGAACCACAACGATGGGACCAAAACATTTCAAACCTTCACCTAAACTAGATCTACATGAGAAAGTCATCAATATTAAAATGTTATACCtacagaagaaagatcaaggtgaacaaggtcaGGATCTACAAGCCCTGTTGGAATGTCGCTAATACCCCAATTGTCACTGCTAATGCTTACCGTAACTACTAATGCCCTGCCGCCACTAATACTATTCGTCGCCACTAAAAGTGTCACCGCTAATTGTAGTTatctctttttttttgtttttttaaaaacgttctttatatatacaaaacaaacattataaaattataaaaaccgttataaaaatataaaaacgttataaaaacatataaccaaaaacacatgcatacatacacaaataaatatataatacacatacaaacacacacacacacacacacacagacacacacacacatatatatatatatatatatataatacatatataaaaacacatatacatacatgatACACATACTAatacacaaatacatacatacatacatacatatatatacacatcaaatacacatacacatacaaaatACACATTATACATACAAAAAATTACAATAAACATATATAGAGCATGTGGTGGTGTATAATCCGACGTTGAAGCATAGTGGTAGACTAGTGGCGGTATTCTGGCCAATTTCTGCAGACAACGACGAATTCGAATTCCGGTAGATCTGCAACATCTCCAGCAAGGGACTAAAACAATCCAACAACACCAATGAGTATGTCACATGGGGAagataaagaataaaaaaaacagaaaataatGAGTTGTTGCCGGAGTGGTGACAAAGAGAAATGAGTTCACAGAAGAGGGAAGAATGAGCTGAAGGGGTTATATCTGCGAAGGGAATTAGTGGCGACGGCTTTTAGCGGCGACGACTTTTAGCGATGACAGATAGAGTATTAGTGGCGAAACCtttgggggggaggggggggggggaactttGATGGTCAAAATTTTTGAGTATTATCGGTGACAACTTTTGGGGGGAAACTTTGGCGGTCAAAATTTTCGAGTATTAGTGGTGTCGCCGCTATTGGTATGTACGTTATCGATTTTCAGTCCTTGGATTAGGGACGAAGTCAACGGATAAGGTTTCACCTCATATTTCAACGTGGATCGCAGACAATAGGGATTATCGGCGAAACATTTAGCGGCGATAGCCACCTTTAGCGAAAGTTACGTGTGACTGCTAAAGGTGgatgtcgccgctaatgcccaTTATTCTTGTAGTGTAAGTGGTTTCCTATAGTTTGGGTTTATCGAATCTGATGTTGATTTGGGATTTTAGAGCAATAGTTTATGATTTCCCTTCTAGACTCGATTAATGTGGTTACTgttcttgtatatatatttttttatataatcgaTTTACAGATTCTCTCAAGCACTGTGAGGTGATTTATTTACTTCATGAATTTAAGGGTTTTCTTTTATTCTAGTTTAAAGAAGATTTACTCTATTAGTGTCATCATTAGAgcccattttttattttattgaatttTAAGGGTTCATTCTATAAATATCCAAGATAGAAAACCGACTCTTATTTTCTGGTTTGTAATAAAGTACAATTTTTGTGTATCGTTGATACTTTATGGTTATCCAAATTCTCTTTCTAAGCAAAAAATCTCTAACTTTTTGAATTAAAAAGTATCCCAGTGGACACTAATAAGTCTAAAGGTGATAATAATCATGAAATCCCCTATTACTTTGCTGTTGTAGGGTTTTTTTGGATGATTATTACGTGAGGTTAGTGCAACAATCAGTTTTCTTAGGTCACTCACTCCCTTTGCTGTTTTTCTcttaatatgattattttgacCCAAAATTGTTTTGGACAAACACTCTATACTGTTTTAAGTGCACATTCAAACACCCCTTTTTATTTCTATATTTATAAGaaaattatgtgtttaacttGTCTTAGCTTGAATTCCAGTGTTCATTTTTGTTCATTAAAAGACAAAATTATCCTCATAAACCCATTAAAACACGAACACATTCTTCTTATAACATACATTAATTTACATTCCAATTTCTTTGATATATTCACAAATTTAACGTAAAATAGCAAAGAAATGTAATGGAGTTCCATTTCATTTCCATCCAACCAAACCAATGGCATATTACAATTCCTTTGGATTCCAATTCCTTACAAAAACATCCTCTAAACCAAAAGCCCATTAATATTGTACTTTTGAAATTAATATTCTTTTTCTTTGAAGTAATTAAATTCAATAGATTCATTATTTACGTAATTATACAATTGGCCAAGAAAGCTACTTCAATCACAACACATACATTTTAATACAAGTACCAAATATCCCCTGCATTAAAAAAAGTACCAAACAGCCCGCTTTGGGTCATAACCGACTCCATATCCATTAAATGCCTACATGGCATCTATTACGGTTGATTTTAATCCAATGAATGGTTACACTACTTAACAGGCATTCTATTTTATTCAACTTTTTTCATTAAACAAGTGTAtgccatttattttattttaattatgtaTGTAGCTTACATAAACAATAACAATTTATGAAATATTTGTAGTGCCTTTTAAGTGGCAAGTACATGTCTTTCCATGCTCTGATAGGTCAGCGTTGTATTTGTAATCCCGATAAAGCAACTTCAGCTTGTGATGTTGATGTAGGTGTAGGTGTAGGACACAAGGAATTAAAGCGGGGTGTAGTATATTGGCCATTAAATAAACTCTTGAATATTATTCTATATGCATCTTCTGTAAAGTGTATTCCATCCCAGTAAGCATACGCATCCGGGTCATCACACACAGTCGCAAGTACATGTCCACATTGCGCTGACAGATTGATGTTGTAGTTGTATGGGCCTCCACCTCCACAACACGACTTCAAAACCGGATTTGTGAATCCTAAAATATTTTGAATTCCATCCCAACATGAACATAAATCAAGATACTAAATTACTCAATAACATGGTAAATCGTGGAGCACTAGCAATATTATAACATTTTTTATACCAAATTTAATAGGATAATAGATAATCTGCATGGCAGCATTGTAGTAGTCAGCATAGATGATGATGACATTCGGATGAAGCTCTCGAAGGTGGTTTAGTTTCTTTATCAGCAAATCATTGTGGTATTCGACAAGTTCATTGTACCTGATGAGACAACCGGTTCTGTTATCGTAatcttttttgtttttagaaGCACGAACTGTTAGAATTGAACTAGAACACCCAATTGGAAAGGTTCCTGGAACAACCAGTGTCTGAGCCCCCATATCGATTAGCTcatgtatttaaaattattaGAATCAGTTAAACCCATGAGAAAATCATACactagaattaaaaataaattaaaattgtgaatggtgttcttgttggaggtgataatttaaaatatattttgaatGATTTGCGTAATTACATTTACTGCTGAGATGATGGTATCAATTACAAGAGGAACGTATGATTCGACCTCCTCGATTGGCTTATAGTCAAATATTGGACCGTTGTAATCGGTTCCACCTATCTCTCCCATTAGGATCAAAGAACGTCCAATTAAGTTTCTACAATCTGCCAACAATTATAATCGATCAATATGACTCACTAAATAGTTTTGAATCTCAAAACTATAAACAAGAATCTTCGAGTTTTTAGATAATTATAATcccaatattatatatatatatatatatatatatatatatatatatatatatatatatatatatatatatatatatatatatatatatatatgcacgtgCATGTATACAGTATAAGGACTATTATTATAAAAGCCCTGAATTTTTAACGCATAATTGGAAAAAGcgctaatattttttttattattgctaTGGCCACAACTTTCTTGTAGAATTATCACTCTAGCCCACTTAACGGGATTCATGGTTATCTTGGTTAATTGTTTTTCAAAATCAGTCCTAAAATGTTCAAATTTTGTCGCTGAGGTTTGCAAAAAATTACATCACatgattttttaactttatttttcgtttttgtatatttatttatttttcggtttttttataaatatatatatatatacattttttgttttcttttttttatatactttatttattttcatttttcaactttatttttcaacaatttgattttttttaccttttataccttttgttttctatttttttttttctattttagttatttatgttttttctaatgtttttatttattttgattcaagtaaacgAACTcgaatttaatataaattactagaacaagttttttttttttatagagactgattattattattattattattattattattattattattattattattattattttcttttactCTATTATAAAATTGACAAATATTATCTTGATTTTAAACTATTGATATCATATATGGAAGTATGATTTAATTTCCAAGTTATATCACTCATTGAAACATTAATTCTCAGTAAACAAGTTCATTTTCTTATCTTCAttttttgcgtaacataaatattatagcactaaagaaaaaaaaaagtaaaaagaaaataagttggaccgaaattataaatataaacataattattttatttacatgaataaataaaaacaaataattggaaaaaaataagaaaataaataaaaataaataaaaaatgaagaaattaaaatttaatacgAAAATAATAtgacaaaaaaaaactaaaaaactctAATATACTCTATGTATAcactaaaaaaatagaaaacaaaaggtaaaaaggtaaaagaaaatcaaattgttgaaaaataaagttagaaaatgaaaataaataaagtatattcaaaaaagaaaataaaaattgtatttatatttattaaaaaaaccgaaaataaataaagtatacaaaaaacgaaaaataaaattaaaaaatcatgtggtgtaattttttacaaacctcaaggaccaaatttgaacttttaagaCTGATTTTGAAAAAAAGTTAACCAAATTGACCATGAAACTCGTTAAATGAGATAGAGTGATAATTCTACGAGAAAGTTGTGAccataacaataataaaaaaaaaatatattatgcaTTTTTCCAATTATACGTTAAAAATTTAGTGCTTTTATAATATTAGTCCTACAGTATAATCCCAATATACGCATTAATATTTGATCACCTGAGGCGCTGCTGCAAATAGAAGCCAATGATCGTTTAAACCATGCCAATTCAACTCCTAAAGATATGTTTGCTACAGGATCAACAGTCCCTCTTGCTTCATGAAATGATGTATCCAATGCTGTTGCTGCCACGACTGCGTAATTAACTCCTGGTCCCAACGCCACCACATTGTCACTCTCCTTATCGTTCAGAAACGGTGGTATTAGTGGCAAGCCAAGGCTCTCAGCATcatgaacaaaaacaaaaatataaagtcATTAATTCACATAGAACATGAATAACTTTATTCCTTGAAAATTAAATGCAACGTTTAACGCAATTATAGTAATACTTTATTAGATGTTATTTACTAGATGTCACATATCTACAACTATTACTATATATGAATTGTTTCAAATCGATGATGAGTTACCCAGGAAATCGATGATGAGGCGTCCATTGGAGGCACGACCGGTGGGTTCATGAAAGAAGGTTTCGCCGTAAGGAAACTGAAGAGACTGAATGTCCGCGTGGGATATGGCAGCGAGTTGTTTAATATTACCCGTGTCGGCCAGGGAGTCGCCAAAGCTAAAGATGAACGTATAGCATCCATTAGCGTACAAGCTTCTATTCCATAACAACGGCTGCAAAATCATTAAGATTAAGCATGTGATGGACCAAGAACATGTAGAAAACTCCATTGCAAtatgttgtttgaaaaaaaaaaggtaatAAAATTTTGTGCCGAAGATAGTGCGGAGCTCTCGTTATATAAAAAATCACTACGTAGAAAactataatgaaaaaaatatgcTATGTAATTAAATTTTTGGCTTTTTAACATGTTTTTCATTTAATTAGTGCATGTTAGGATTCTTGAATTTTTAACATGTTATTGATTTTCTTGCGTAAAACTTACCACGAAAAAAAAGTAATGAACAACTACACCCACATTGTTTTTCTCTTTTCTATTAAGTAAATTTCAAAAACGTTGCAATTTTCTTCGACTAAATTCCAAAAATGTTTCCATTATATAAATTTTGTCCATTTCAGAATGTTTTGTTGCGATGACATTCTTGTTCAAATTGAAATTAAATGTCATGATTAAGGGCAGTTCAATTGGAATTTCTTCTTTAATcagttttttaatgttttataaaattaattacaAGATTTGTAAACCtaaccacccccccccccctcccccgcGACATCTAATGACCCAAAAT
This window encodes:
- the LOC111913709 gene encoding GDSL esterase/lipase At1g28600-like, translating into MDAIRSSLALATPWPTRVILNNSLPYPTRTFSLFSFLTAKPSFMNPPVVPPMDASSSISWSLGLPLIPPFLNDKESDNVVALGPGVNYAVVAATALDTSFHEARGTVDPVANISLGVELAWFKRSLASICSSASDCRNLIGRSLILMGEIGGTDYNGPIFDYKPIEEVESYVPLVIDTIISAVNELIDMGAQTLVVPGTFPIGCSSSILTVRASKNKKDYDNRTGCLIRYNELVEYHNDLLIKKLNHLRELHPNVIIIYADYYNAAMQIIYYPIKFGFTNPVLKSCCGGGGPYNYNINLSAQCGHVLATVCDDPDAYAYWDGIHFTEDAYRIIFKSLFNGQYTTPRFNSLCPTPTPTSTSQAEVALSGLQIQR